One Cellulosimicrobium protaetiae genomic region harbors:
- a CDS encoding VOC family protein, with the protein MRAIVPSLWFDGNLEEAITFYASVFPDAKVGDVFRQPDGTAVSADFELAGHRFAAINGGPQFPFTEAVSFVVECESQDEVDEYWAALTDGGQESQCGWLKDRFGLSWQVVPVEFLAMLQDPDPARVQRVVDVMMTQAKLDLGPLRAAYDG; encoded by the coding sequence ATGCGCGCGATCGTGCCGAGCCTGTGGTTCGACGGCAACCTCGAGGAGGCCATCACCTTCTACGCGAGCGTCTTCCCCGACGCGAAGGTCGGGGACGTGTTCCGCCAGCCCGACGGTACGGCGGTGTCGGCGGACTTCGAGCTCGCCGGGCACCGGTTCGCGGCCATCAACGGCGGCCCGCAGTTCCCGTTCACCGAGGCGGTGTCGTTCGTCGTCGAGTGCGAGTCGCAGGACGAGGTCGACGAGTACTGGGCGGCGCTCACCGACGGCGGGCAGGAGTCGCAGTGCGGGTGGCTCAAGGACCGGTTCGGGCTGTCGTGGCAGGTGGTCCCCGTCGAGTTCCTCGCGATGCTCCAGGACCCCGACCCAGCCCGCGTCCAGCGCGTCGTCGACGTGATGATGACGCAGGCCAAGCTCGACCTGGGACCGCTGCGGGCGGCGTACGACGGCTGA
- a CDS encoding DUF1905 domain-containing protein, whose translation MAGTRFEFEAELWRWEARTDSWVFAALPEDVSDEIAELPLPPAGFGSVKVEVTLGAQRWSTSVFPDAQRKTFVVPIKAAVRRAEGVDVGDRVRIGVETLL comes from the coding sequence GTGGCGGGGACGAGGTTCGAGTTCGAGGCCGAGCTGTGGCGGTGGGAGGCGCGCACCGACAGCTGGGTGTTCGCCGCGCTGCCGGAGGACGTGAGCGACGAGATCGCGGAGCTGCCGCTCCCGCCCGCGGGGTTCGGCTCGGTCAAGGTCGAGGTGACGCTCGGGGCGCAGCGCTGGTCGACGTCGGTGTTCCCGGACGCGCAGCGCAAGACGTTCGTCGTCCCCATCAAGGCGGCGGTGCGCCGCGCCGAGGGCGTCGACGTCGGCGACCGGGTGCGGATCGGCGTCGAGACGCTGCTCTGA
- a CDS encoding Ku protein, with product MRAIWKGAVTFGLVNVPVKVYSATEDHDVPLHQVHDKDGGRIRYRRVCEIDGEVVPYENIDKAYDDGESTVVLTKEDFAALPAERSREIEVVEFVPSEQIDPLLLDRSYYLEPDSASNKAYVLMRRTLEETDRTAIVKFALRQRTRLAAMRVRDDVLVLQTLLWADEVREAAFPSLDAEAKVTDKELAMSAQLVASFEADFTPEEYEDDYQAQLRQLIEAKIEQGDALDTAETFGEQPEEGEGAEVIDLMEALRKSVASSKSSRAGGSSAKGSGSTGGSTAKGGSGGKAASSSGKGSTGAPSKSGGRKAEGAKKPAAKKGASRSTSSKEKSTATKTTRKKESA from the coding sequence ATGAGGGCCATCTGGAAGGGCGCCGTCACGTTCGGCCTCGTCAACGTCCCCGTCAAGGTGTACTCCGCGACGGAGGACCACGACGTGCCGCTGCACCAGGTGCACGACAAGGACGGCGGGCGCATCCGCTACCGGCGCGTGTGCGAGATCGACGGCGAGGTCGTGCCGTACGAGAACATCGACAAGGCCTACGACGACGGCGAGAGCACGGTCGTGCTGACCAAGGAGGACTTCGCCGCGCTGCCCGCCGAGCGCAGCCGCGAGATCGAGGTCGTCGAGTTCGTGCCGAGCGAGCAGATCGACCCGCTGCTGCTCGACCGCAGCTACTACCTGGAGCCCGACTCTGCCTCGAACAAGGCGTACGTGCTCATGCGCCGCACGCTCGAGGAGACCGACCGCACGGCGATCGTGAAGTTCGCGCTGCGCCAGCGCACGCGGCTCGCCGCGATGCGCGTGCGCGACGACGTGCTGGTCCTCCAGACGCTGCTCTGGGCGGACGAGGTGCGCGAGGCCGCGTTCCCCTCGCTCGACGCCGAGGCGAAGGTGACCGACAAGGAGCTCGCCATGTCGGCGCAGCTCGTCGCGAGCTTCGAGGCCGACTTCACGCCCGAGGAGTACGAGGACGACTACCAGGCGCAGCTCCGCCAGCTCATCGAGGCCAAGATCGAGCAGGGCGACGCGCTCGACACCGCCGAGACGTTCGGTGAGCAGCCCGAGGAGGGCGAGGGCGCCGAGGTGATCGACCTCATGGAGGCGCTGCGCAAGTCCGTCGCGTCGTCGAAGAGCTCGCGGGCGGGCGGGTCGTCGGCGAAGGGCTCGGGTTCGACCGGCGGGTCGACGGCGAAGGGCGGGTCGGGCGGCAAGGCTGCGTCGTCGTCGGGCAAGGGCTCGACCGGCGCGCCGTCGAAGAGCGGCGGCAGGAAGGCGGAGGGCGCGAAGAAGCCCGCCGCGAAGAAGGGGGCGAGCCGCTCGACGTCCTCGAAGGAGAAGTCGACCGCGACGAAGACGACGCGGAAGAAGGAGTCGGCGTAG
- a CDS encoding response regulator has product MSGTPVRVALVDDQTLVRQGIRSLLELAPDVEVVAEAEDGMAALAAVREHAPDVVLLDLRMPRHDGIWALEALRESGDDTPVLVLTTFDDDALVLRALRAGARGYLLKDVTLEQLTGAVRTLASGGTLVQPSITDRLLRAVRAGEPPAEEADDGPVVVQDLTERELEVLRLVAAGYSNREIAHALFLAEGTVKNHVSTVLLKLGARDRTRAVLRALHHGLLG; this is encoded by the coding sequence ATGAGCGGCACCCCGGTCCGTGTCGCCCTCGTGGACGACCAGACCCTCGTGCGGCAGGGGATCCGCAGCCTCCTCGAGCTCGCGCCGGACGTCGAGGTCGTCGCCGAGGCGGAGGACGGGATGGCGGCGCTCGCGGCCGTGCGCGAGCACGCGCCGGACGTCGTGCTGCTCGACCTGCGCATGCCGCGCCACGACGGGATCTGGGCGCTCGAGGCCCTGCGCGAGAGCGGCGACGACACCCCGGTGCTCGTGCTCACGACGTTCGACGACGACGCCCTCGTCCTGCGGGCCCTGCGGGCCGGCGCGCGCGGCTACCTCCTCAAGGACGTGACGCTCGAACAGCTCACCGGCGCCGTCCGGACGCTCGCCTCCGGCGGCACGCTCGTGCAGCCGTCGATCACGGACCGTCTGCTGCGCGCGGTCCGGGCGGGGGAGCCCCCGGCCGAGGAGGCGGACGACGGTCCCGTGGTCGTCCAGGACCTCACGGAGCGCGAGCTCGAGGTGCTCCGCCTCGTCGCGGCCGGGTACTCGAACCGCGAGATCGCGCACGCCCTCTTCCTGGCGGAGGGGACCGTGAAGAACCACGTGTCGACCGTGCTGCTCAAGCTCGGGGCGCGCGACCGCACGCGCGCCGTCCTGCGCGCGCTGCACCACGGTCTCCTCGGCTGA